In Halomarina salina, one DNA window encodes the following:
- the sdhC gene encoding succinate dehydrogenase, cytochrome b556 subunit yields the protein MSQSYDRGLVEDFGRWRDFSAGMWAWVFHKFTGWVLIGYLFTHIAVLSTAIPAAGGTGGIYTTTLQGLEELVIVRILEVGLLAVAVFHILNGVRLLFVDLGVGLTAQDKSFYASLVLTGAIVVASVPTFLTGAF from the coding sequence ATGAGCCAGTCGTACGACAGGGGGCTCGTCGAGGACTTCGGTCGGTGGCGCGACTTCTCCGCCGGCATGTGGGCGTGGGTGTTCCACAAGTTCACCGGGTGGGTCCTCATCGGCTACCTGTTCACACACATCGCGGTGCTCAGCACTGCCATCCCCGCCGCGGGCGGGACCGGCGGCATTTACACGACGACGCTACAGGGACTCGAAGAGCTCGTCATCGTGCGGATTCTCGAAGTCGGCCTGCTCGCCGTCGCCGTCTTCCACATCCTCAACGGTGTCCGGCTACTGTTCGTGGACCTCGGCGTGGGGCTGACCGCACAGGACAAGAGCTTCTACGCGTCGCTGGTGCTGACGGGCGCTATCGTCGTCGCGTCGGTGCCGACGTTCCTCACGGGGGCGTTCTGA
- a CDS encoding succinate dehydrogenase/fumarate reductase iron-sulfur subunit, with amino-acid sequence MSTQIQEQETEEQADEQPGEAVPAQQQRRMEQKREQAAEDDRQREAVESSLDGQETRTLKVFRYDPEVEGKKDPRFDEFVVPYRKGMTVLDALMWARDTYDSSLTFRHSCRQAICGSDALFINGSQRLGCKTQLSELSNPVRVEPLPHQEVVKDLVVDMQHFYDQMDAVEPFFKEEDVPDGLEEQRQSRENREKVKMSTRCIWCGACMSSCNIAAGDNEYLGPAAINKAYRFAMDEREGEALKQERLNILEQENGVWRCQTQFSCTNVCPKDIPLTEHIQELKREAVKNNLKFW; translated from the coding sequence ATGAGCACGCAAATTCAGGAGCAAGAGACCGAGGAACAGGCCGACGAGCAACCGGGTGAGGCAGTCCCGGCCCAGCAGCAACGCCGAATGGAGCAGAAGCGCGAGCAGGCGGCCGAGGACGACCGCCAGCGCGAAGCCGTCGAGTCGTCGCTCGACGGTCAGGAGACGCGGACGCTGAAGGTGTTCCGCTACGACCCCGAGGTCGAGGGGAAGAAGGACCCCCGATTCGACGAGTTCGTCGTCCCGTACCGCAAGGGGATGACGGTCCTCGACGCCCTGATGTGGGCGCGGGACACCTACGACTCCTCGCTCACCTTCCGACACTCGTGTCGGCAGGCCATCTGCGGGTCGGACGCGCTGTTCATCAACGGGTCGCAGCGACTCGGCTGCAAGACGCAGCTCTCGGAGCTCTCGAACCCGGTCCGCGTCGAACCGCTGCCCCACCAGGAGGTCGTCAAGGACCTCGTCGTGGACATGCAGCACTTCTACGACCAGATGGACGCCGTCGAACCGTTCTTCAAGGAGGAGGACGTCCCCGACGGCCTCGAAGAGCAGCGCCAGAGCCGTGAGAACCGCGAGAAGGTGAAGATGTCGACGCGCTGCATCTGGTGTGGCGCGTGCATGTCCTCGTGCAACATCGCGGCGGGCGACAACGAGTATCTCGGTCCGGCGGCCATCAACAAGGCCTACCGGTTCGCGATGGACGAACGCGAGGGCGAAGCCCTCAAGCAGGAACGGCTGAACATCCTGGAGCAAGAGAACGGCGTCTGGCGGTGCCAGACTCAGTTCTCCTGTACCAACGTCTGTCCGAAGGACATCCCGCTGACCGAGCACATCCAGGAACTGAAGCGCGAAGCGGTGAAGAACAACCTCAAGTTCTGGTAA
- a CDS encoding succinate dehydrogenase hydrophobic membrane anchor subunit, with protein MADHYSSFSRHSTGWLLQRLTAVFLIGVLAFHFMLLHFVNHAYEITFMGTQARMQEPGYLLTMVAFLVTAAFHGINGVYNALVNQGLEGTQRVVVKYGLAIAGVLLVAQGIRVAMAMTGTTIL; from the coding sequence ATGGCGGACCACTACTCCTCGTTCTCCCGTCACAGCACGGGGTGGCTGCTCCAGCGACTGACGGCGGTGTTCCTCATCGGCGTGCTGGCGTTCCACTTCATGCTGCTGCACTTCGTCAACCACGCCTACGAGATCACCTTCATGGGGACGCAGGCGCGGATGCAGGAGCCGGGCTACCTCCTGACGATGGTCGCCTTCCTCGTCACGGCGGCGTTCCACGGCATCAACGGCGTCTACAACGCGCTGGTGAACCAAGGGCTTGAGGGGACGCAGCGCGTAGTCGTCAAGTACGGACTCGCGATTGCCGGTGTCCTGCTCGTCGCCCAGGGAATCCGTGTGGCGATGGCGATGACCGGGACCACCATCCTCTGA
- a CDS encoding FAD-binding protein yields the protein MHEHDVIVVGAGGAGLRAAIAAQEEGADVALVSKLHPVRSHTGAAEGGINAALRDGDSWEDHAYDTMKGSDYLGDAPAIETLCQDSPEETIQLEHWGMAFSRDDDGRVSQRPFGGLSFPRTTYAGAETGHHLLHTMYEQVVKRGIRVYDEHYVMQLAVTDHEDPEDRRCRGAVAYDIKTGEVNGFVANNGVILATGGPGQMYDHTTNAVANTGDGPAMAYRAGVPLEDMEFIQFHPTTLPSTGVLITEGVRGEGGILYNKEGERFMFEHGYANNVGELASRDVVARAELDEINAGRGFEDDYVLLDMRHLGEERITDRLENIIHLSEDFEGVNPLEEPMPVKPGQHYAMGGIETDENGETCISGLYAAGECACVSVHGGNRLGGNALPELIVFGARAGRHAAHREKGESQIKTGPSAKTEDGVVDTPVTPGEVRSDGNVAADGGSKTASDGGALLDAPANEVVNRAVERERARVERLMERDGTNHAEIRSDLQKTMTANVNVFREEEGLKQALRDIRDCRERYLDVAVSDPSRTFNTDLIHTIETRNLIDLAEALTLGALAREEFRGAHWRAEFQERRDEEWLKHTMVAWNEGRPELYFTDVILEGENKEYEPKIRSY from the coding sequence ATTCACGAACACGACGTCATCGTGGTCGGCGCGGGCGGTGCCGGCCTCCGAGCGGCGATCGCAGCACAGGAGGAGGGCGCGGACGTCGCGCTCGTCTCGAAACTCCACCCGGTCCGCAGTCACACGGGCGCGGCCGAGGGTGGCATCAACGCGGCCCTCCGCGACGGCGACTCGTGGGAGGACCACGCGTACGACACGATGAAGGGGTCGGACTACCTCGGCGACGCCCCGGCAATCGAGACGCTCTGTCAGGACTCCCCCGAGGAGACCATCCAGCTCGAACACTGGGGGATGGCGTTCTCACGGGACGACGACGGCCGGGTGAGCCAGCGACCGTTCGGCGGACTCTCGTTCCCCCGTACCACGTACGCGGGCGCGGAGACGGGTCACCACCTGCTCCACACGATGTACGAGCAGGTCGTCAAACGGGGCATCCGCGTCTACGACGAACACTACGTGATGCAACTGGCCGTCACCGACCACGAGGACCCCGAGGACCGGCGCTGTCGCGGCGCCGTCGCCTACGACATCAAGACCGGCGAGGTCAACGGGTTCGTCGCGAACAACGGCGTCATCCTCGCGACGGGCGGCCCCGGACAGATGTACGACCACACCACGAACGCCGTCGCCAACACCGGCGACGGCCCGGCGATGGCCTACCGGGCGGGCGTCCCGCTGGAGGACATGGAGTTCATCCAGTTCCACCCGACGACGCTCCCCTCGACGGGCGTCCTCATCACCGAGGGTGTCCGCGGGGAGGGCGGCATCCTCTACAACAAGGAGGGCGAGCGGTTCATGTTCGAACACGGGTACGCGAACAACGTCGGCGAACTCGCCAGCCGCGACGTCGTCGCGCGCGCCGAACTGGACGAGATAAACGCGGGACGCGGGTTCGAGGACGACTACGTCCTGCTCGACATGCGTCACCTCGGCGAGGAGCGCATCACCGACCGGCTGGAGAACATCATCCACCTCTCGGAGGACTTCGAGGGCGTCAACCCGCTCGAAGAGCCGATGCCGGTCAAGCCCGGCCAGCACTACGCAATGGGTGGCATCGAGACCGACGAGAACGGCGAGACGTGCATCTCTGGACTCTACGCGGCGGGCGAGTGCGCCTGCGTCAGCGTCCACGGCGGGAACCGCCTCGGCGGGAACGCCCTGCCCGAACTCATCGTGTTCGGCGCGCGAGCGGGTCGTCACGCCGCGCACCGCGAGAAGGGCGAGTCCCAGATCAAGACCGGCCCGTCGGCGAAGACAGAAGACGGCGTCGTCGACACGCCGGTCACGCCCGGCGAGGTCCGGTCCGACGGCAACGTCGCCGCGGATGGGGGGTCGAAGACGGCCTCCGACGGCGGCGCGCTGCTCGACGCGCCGGCGAACGAGGTCGTGAACCGGGCCGTCGAGCGCGAGCGTGCCCGCGTCGAGCGCCTGATGGAACGAGACGGGACGAACCACGCCGAAATCCGCTCGGACCTCCAGAAGACGATGACGGCGAACGTCAACGTGTTCCGCGAGGAGGAAGGTCTCAAGCAGGCGCTCCGTGACATCCGGGACTGCCGCGAGCGCTACCTCGACGTGGCCGTCAGCGACCCGTCGCGGACGTTCAACACGGACCTCATCCACACCATCGAGACGCGCAACCTCATCGACCTCGCGGAGGCGCTGACGCTCGGCGCACTCGCACGCGAGGAGTTCCGCGGTGCCCACTGGCGTGCGGAGTTCCAGGAGCGCCGCGACGAGGAGTGGCTTAAACACACGATGGTCGCGTGGAACGAGGGCCGTCCCGAACTGTACTTCACGGACGTCATCCTCGAAGGCGAGAACAAGGAGTACGAGCCGAAGATCCGGAGCTACTGA
- the glmU gene encoding bifunctional sugar-1-phosphate nucleotidylyltransferase/acetyltransferase, with protein MQAVILAAGEGTRMRPLTHSTPKPMLPVADRPLVAHTADDAAAAGADELVFVVGYEGDAVREFFGDEYAGVPVSYATQDEQLGTAHAVLQAREHLDGDFVVLNGDDLYDRSAIVDLFERGPAVAAYRAEEPSNYGVLTLDGSGNVVDIVEKPEQPDSDLVNAGAYHFPAEARDWLDVPQSERGEHEITDVLAKVVERHNVSAVEVGRWLGVGRPWELLAANEWKLGELERRVAGEVRGDADLRGNVVVEEGAVVEPGVTVEGPALIRSGADVGPNAYLRGATLVGANCHVGHGVELKNSVLMHDTNVPHLSYVGDSLLGPNVNLGAGTQVANLRHDGESVKQTVKGKRVSTGRRKYGVVAGDGAKTGVNSSLAPGLVLSAGSFTTPGESVDRDR; from the coding sequence ATGCAAGCCGTCATCCTCGCCGCCGGCGAGGGCACCCGGATGCGACCGTTGACGCACTCGACGCCGAAACCGATGCTCCCCGTGGCGGACCGGCCGCTGGTCGCCCACACCGCGGACGACGCGGCGGCGGCGGGGGCGGACGAACTCGTCTTCGTCGTCGGCTACGAGGGCGATGCCGTCCGGGAGTTCTTCGGCGACGAGTACGCGGGCGTCCCCGTCTCCTACGCGACCCAGGACGAGCAACTCGGCACCGCCCACGCCGTCCTCCAGGCGCGCGAGCACCTCGACGGCGACTTCGTGGTCCTCAACGGCGACGACCTCTACGACCGGTCGGCCATCGTCGACCTGTTCGAGCGTGGTCCGGCCGTCGCCGCCTACCGGGCGGAGGAACCGTCGAACTACGGCGTCCTCACGCTCGACGGGTCGGGGAACGTCGTCGACATCGTCGAGAAACCCGAACAGCCCGATAGCGACCTCGTCAACGCGGGCGCGTACCACTTCCCCGCGGAGGCGCGGGACTGGCTGGACGTCCCACAGTCCGAACGCGGCGAACACGAGATAACGGACGTGCTGGCGAAGGTCGTCGAGCGCCACAACGTGAGCGCGGTCGAGGTGGGCCGCTGGCTGGGCGTCGGTCGCCCCTGGGAACTGCTCGCCGCCAACGAGTGGAAACTCGGCGAACTCGAGCGTCGCGTCGCGGGCGAAGTGCGCGGCGACGCCGACCTGCGCGGGAACGTCGTCGTCGAGGAGGGTGCAGTCGTCGAACCCGGCGTCACCGTCGAGGGACCGGCGCTGATTCGCTCCGGTGCGGACGTGGGGCCGAACGCGTACCTCCGTGGCGCGACGCTCGTCGGCGCGAACTGCCACGTCGGTCACGGCGTCGAACTGAAGAACAGCGTGCTGATGCACGACACGAACGTCCCGCACCTCTCGTACGTCGGCGACAGCCTGCTCGGCCCGAACGTCAACCTCGGCGCGGGGACGCAGGTGGCGAACCTCCGCCACGACGGCGAGAGCGTGAAGCAGACGGTGAAGGGCAAACGCGTCTCGACCGGCCGCCGGAAGTACGGCGTCGTCGCGGGCGACGGGGCCAAGACGGGCGTCAACTCCTCGCTCGCACCGGGCCTCGTCCTCTCGGCAGGGTCGTTCACCACGCCCGGCGAGTCGGTCGACCGGGACCGCTGA
- a CDS encoding succinylglutamate desuccinylase/aspartoacylase family protein, with product MTEAEPFTYNGGTVAPGEIQNLRYSVSETYLGDPVRIPVTVVNGERPGPTVFLSAAAHGDELNGIEVVREVAHSWDHTNLRGTLVCLPVLNVPAFIAQQRYLPIYDRDLNRSFPGRETSTGAKRMAHRIFRNFIEPCDLGLDFHTSTRGRTNMLHVRANLDDPNVERLANAFASNVILAGEGPDGTLRREATEAETPTITIEMGEAHRFQRGLIDRALDGVKSVLAEFGMREGEAVRWPGWRTVIEDSDEKTWLRSDVGGLVDMHYERGALVYEGDTICSIADPFRAESVFVEAPFTGLLVGVLENPLVYPGNPLCHLVKLGEKTLAALEREQGRVTQQRS from the coding sequence ATGACAGAGGCCGAACCGTTCACCTACAACGGTGGGACGGTCGCCCCCGGCGAGATCCAGAACCTCCGATACAGCGTCAGCGAGACGTACCTCGGTGACCCGGTCCGCATCCCGGTCACCGTCGTCAACGGCGAGCGGCCCGGTCCGACGGTGTTCCTCAGCGCCGCGGCCCACGGCGACGAACTCAACGGCATCGAGGTGGTCCGGGAGGTGGCCCACTCGTGGGACCACACGAACCTCCGGGGGACGCTCGTCTGCCTGCCCGTCCTGAACGTCCCCGCGTTCATCGCCCAGCAGCGCTACCTCCCCATCTACGACCGCGACCTGAACCGCTCGTTCCCCGGCCGCGAGACGTCGACCGGTGCGAAGCGTATGGCCCACCGCATCTTCCGGAACTTCATCGAACCGTGTGACCTCGGCCTGGACTTCCACACCTCGACGCGCGGCCGGACGAACATGCTCCACGTTCGGGCGAACCTCGACGACCCGAACGTCGAGCGGCTCGCCAACGCGTTCGCCTCGAACGTCATCCTCGCCGGAGAGGGGCCGGACGGGACGCTCAGGCGGGAGGCGACCGAGGCAGAGACGCCGACCATCACCATCGAGATGGGGGAGGCCCACCGGTTCCAGCGCGGCCTCATCGACCGGGCGCTCGACGGCGTGAAGAGCGTCCTCGCCGAGTTCGGGATGCGCGAGGGGGAGGCGGTCCGCTGGCCGGGCTGGCGGACCGTCATCGAGGACTCCGACGAGAAGACCTGGCTCCGCTCCGACGTCGGCGGCCTCGTCGACATGCACTACGAGCGAGGGGCGCTCGTCTACGAGGGCGACACCATCTGTTCCATCGCCGACCCGTTCCGCGCCGAGAGCGTCTTCGTCGAAGCGCCGTTCACCGGGCTGCTCGTCGGGGTGCTGGAGAACCCGCTGGTCTACCCCGGAAACCCGCTCTGTCACCTCGTCAAACTCGGCGAGAAGACGCTGGCCGCCCTCGAACGGGAGCAGGGACGGGTGACCCAGCAGCGCTCCTGA